A stretch of Mycobacteriales bacterium DNA encodes these proteins:
- a CDS encoding AMP-binding protein — protein sequence MTASYVSGTSTVPLLGETIGDNLRRTVARFGDREALVDRGSGRRFTYAELMDAVEALAAGLVAAGVSKGDRVGIWAPNRWEWVVLQYATADMGAILVNINPAYRTHELEYVLNQAGISVLVAAPAFKTSDYRGMVGEVRGKCPALRTIVFLGDPEWDALSVGDRSVLPEIRAGLSFDDAINIQYTSGTTGFPKGATLSHHNILNNGFFVGELCAYTPEDRICIPVPFYHCFGMVMGNLAATSHGACMVIPAPGFDPRATLETVAAERCTSLYGVPTMFIAELADPTFGSHDLSSLRTGIMAGSPCPVEVMKRVVADMGMTEVTICYGMTETSPVST from the coding sequence GTGACCGCGTCGTACGTCAGCGGCACGTCGACGGTCCCGCTGCTCGGCGAGACCATCGGGGACAACCTGCGCCGGACCGTCGCGCGGTTCGGTGACCGGGAGGCGCTGGTCGACCGCGGCTCCGGCCGCCGGTTCACCTACGCCGAGCTGATGGACGCGGTCGAGGCGCTCGCGGCCGGGCTGGTCGCGGCCGGTGTGTCGAAGGGCGACCGGGTCGGCATCTGGGCCCCGAACCGCTGGGAGTGGGTGGTCCTGCAGTACGCGACCGCCGACATGGGCGCGATCCTGGTCAACATCAACCCGGCGTACCGGACGCACGAGCTGGAGTACGTGCTCAACCAGGCCGGCATCTCGGTGCTGGTGGCGGCGCCGGCGTTCAAGACCAGCGACTACCGCGGCATGGTCGGCGAGGTGCGCGGGAAGTGCCCGGCGCTGCGCACGATCGTGTTCCTGGGTGACCCGGAGTGGGACGCGCTGTCCGTCGGCGACCGCTCGGTGCTGCCGGAGATCCGGGCCGGGCTGTCCTTCGACGACGCGATCAACATCCAGTACACGTCCGGGACCACCGGGTTCCCGAAGGGTGCGACGCTCTCGCACCACAACATCCTCAACAACGGCTTCTTCGTCGGCGAGCTGTGCGCGTACACGCCGGAGGACCGGATCTGCATCCCGGTGCCCTTCTACCACTGCTTCGGCATGGTGATGGGCAACCTCGCGGCCACCTCGCACGGCGCCTGCATGGTGATCCCGGCGCCCGGCTTCGACCCGCGGGCGACGCTGGAGACCGTCGCCGCCGAACGCTGCACCTCGCTGTACGGCGTGCCCACGATGTTCATCGCCGAGCTCGCCGACCCCACCTTCGGCTCGCACGACCTGTCCTCGCTGCGGACCGGGATCATGGCCGGCTCGCCCTGCCCGGTCGAGGTGATGAAGCGGGTCGTCGCCGACATGGGCATGACCGAGGTGACGATCTGCTACGGGATGACCGAGACCTCGCCGGTCTCGAC